The Glycine soja cultivar W05 chromosome 8, ASM419377v2, whole genome shotgun sequence genome has a window encoding:
- the LOC114422931 gene encoding protein RRC1-like, whose protein sequence is MSSFSITRKKTPFQKHREEEEAKKKRAEDETARLYAEFVESFQGDTTPGSKTFVRGGTINPNDKFKDDSEGEKSKDGVSGPKKGSRYVPSFIPPPMATKGKESERKKEEEKLKEKEKGKARNIDHFMEELKHEQEMRERRNQEREHWRDGRLTEHSISSRFDELPDDFDPSGKLPGSFDDGDPQTTNLYVGNLSPKVDENFLLRTFGRFGPIASVKIMWPRTEEERRRQRNCGFVAFMNRADGQAAKDEMQGVVVYEYELKIGWGKSVALPSQALPAPPPGHMAIRSKEGSTVILSGPSGPPVTSVPNQNSELVLTPNVPDIMVTPPEDEHLRHVIDTMALHVLDGGCAFEQAIMERGRGNPLFNFLFILGSKEHTYYVWRLYSFAQGDTLQRWRTEPFIMITGSGRWIPPQLPMSKSPEHEKESGSTHAGGRSRRVEPDRTLTDAQRDEFEDMLRALTLERSQIKEAMGFSLDNADAAGEIVEVLTESLTLKETPIPTKIARLMLVSDILHNSSAPVRNASAYRTKFEATLPDIMESFNDLYRSIMGRITAEALKERVLKVLQVWADWFLFSDAYVNGLRATFLRPGNSGVIPFHSICGDAPEIEQNTTSKDMVVGGKTNQDAALAMGRGAAMKELMSLPLAELERRCRHNGLSLVGGREMMVARLLSLEEAEKQRGFELDEELKYAHNQVSSGKYSSNQRETSEEPDPVWNHYGDEDLQSQGRSSVPLSPTLPIAQPELKAFTKKEKNDPVLPASKWAWEGDESDDEQRRSGKNIGLSYSSSGSENVGDGLVKADESESAADTRFSAHADSGMNEEQRQKLRRLEVALIEYRESLEERGVKNLEEIEKKVQSHRKRLQVEYGLSDSGEDGHGHRRTSERRDWNDVSRKRHRSPSPSGSPLPKLYGKDRDREHHDLERDRDRQRDRSHDFDSERGRDRHREKSGSRERDDHDKDRSRDRDRDRRRRAK, encoded by the exons ATGAGTTCGTTCTCCATCACGCGGAAAAAGACGCCGTTCCAGAAGCATAGAGAAGAGGAGGAAGCAAAGAAGAAG AGAGCAGAAGATGAGACTGCTCGCCTGTATGCTGAGTTTGTAGAGTCATTTCAAGGAGATACTACTCCTGGGTCAAAGACTTTTGTTCGAGGAGGAACAATTAATCCcaatgataaatttaaagatGATTCTGAGG GTGAAAAGTCTAAAGATGGGGTATCTGGTCCAAAGAAGGGAAGTAG gTATGTACCATCTTTTATTCCTCCGCCAATGGCAACCAAAGGAAAAGAATCTGAAAGGAAA AAAGAGGAGGAAAAGctaaaggagaaagagaaagggaaGGCAAGAAACATTGATCATTTTATGGAGGAGCTAAAGCATGAGCAAGAGATGAGGGAGAGGCGAAATCAAGAACGTGAACATTGGCGTGACGGGCGTCTTACAGAACATTCTATT TCCAGTCGCTTTGATGAGCTGCCTGATGACTTTGACCCAAGTGGAAAACTTCCAGGATCATTTGATGATGGTGATCCTCAAACTACAAATCTTTATGTTGGAAATCTCTCACCCAAG GTTGATGAAAATTTTCTTCTCCGTACTTTTGGAAGATTTGGACCTATTGCTAGTGTGAAGATTATGTGGCCAAGGACAGAGGAGGAGAGAAGGCGGCAAAGAAACTGTGGATTTGTAGCTTTCATGAACAGAGCTGATGGACAGGCAGCGAAAGATGAAATGCAAG GAGTTGTGGTTTATGAATATGAATTGAAAATCGGATGGGGAAAATCTGTTGCCCTCCCATCGCAAGCACTACCTGCACCTCCACCAGGGCATATGGCCATCAGGAGTAAGGAG gGTAGTACTGTGATCTTGTCTGGTCCTTCAGGTCCGCCAGTAACATCTGTTCCTAATCAGAATTCTGAACTG GTTCTAACTCCTAATGTTCCTGATATAATGGTTACACCTCCTGAGGATGAACATTTAAGGCATGTAATTGATACAATGGCTTTGCATGTCCTGGATGGAGGATGTGCTTTTGAACAAGCTATTATGGAGAGGGGTCGTGGCAATCCTCTTTTCAACTTCTTGTTTATTCTTGGCTCAAAGGAACATACCTACTATGTTTGGAGGCTCTACTCATTTGCCCAG GGTGATACTCTTCAAAGATGGAGGACTGAACCTTTTATCATGATAACGGGTAGTGGAAG ATGGATTCCGCCCCAATTACCAATGTCAAAAAGTCCAGAGCATGAAAAGGAGTCTGGTTCCACACATGCTGGAGGAAGAAGCAGG CGTGTAGAGCCCGACAGAACACTGACTGATGCACAGAGGGATGAATTTGAGGATATGCTGCGTGCTTTAACATTAGAGAGGAGCCAGATAAAAGAGGCTATGGGATTTTCTTTAGATAATGCCGATGCTGCTGGCGAG ATAGTTGAAGTTTTGACAGAATCCTTGACACTTAAAGAAACCCCTATTCCAACTAAAATTGCAAGGCTTATGCTTGTTTCTGATATTCTTCATAATAGTAGTGCTCCTGTACGAAATGCATCAGCATATCGCACCAAGTTTGAAGCAACATTGCCAGACATAATGGAGAGTTTTAATGACTTGTATCGTAGCATTATGGGACGTATCACTGCTGAAGCCCTAAAG GAACGAGTGCTGAAAGTTTTACAAGTTTGGGCCGACTGGTTTCTCTTTTCAGATGCTTATGTTAATGGATTAAGGGCCACTTTCCTTCGACCTGGGAACTCCGGTGTAATTCCATTCCATTCCATTTGTGGTGATGCGCCTGAGATTGAGCAGAATACCACTTCCAAAGATATGGTTGTTGGTGGCAAGACCAACCAAGATGCTGCATTGGCAATGGGTCGAGGGGCTGCAATGAAGGAGCTAATGAGTCTTCCTCTTGCTGAGCTGGAAAGACGGTGCCGGCACAATGGATTGTCACTTGTTGGTGGTAGAGAAATGATGGTTGCACGGTTGCTAAGTCTTGAAGAGGCAGAAAAGCAGAGAGGTTTTGAACTAGATGAAGAATTGAAATATGCCCACAACCAAGTGAGTTCTGGGAAATATTCAAGTAATCAACGAGAAACAAGTGAAGAGCCTGACCCAGTATGGAACCACTATGGGGATGAAGATTTGCAGTCACAGGGCAGAAGTTCTGTACCTTTATCCCCAACACTTCCTATTGCACAACCTGAACTTAAAGCTTTCACAAAAAAGGAGAAGAATGATCCAGTTCTGCCAGCCTCTAAATGGGCTTGGGAGGGTGATGAGAGTGATGATGAACAAAGGAGAAGTGGAAAAAATATCGGCTTAAGCTACTCATCTTCTGGTAGTGAGAACGTGGGTGATGGTCTTGTTAAAGCTGATGAATCAGAGTCTGCAGCTGATACACGTTTTTCAGCTCATGCTGACAGTGGAATGAATGAAGAGCAGAG GCAAAAGCTGAGACGCTTAGAGGTTGCTTTAATTGAATACCGTGAGTCTCTTGAAGAGAGGGGAGTTAAAAATTTGGAGGAAATTGAGAAGAAAGTTCAGTCACATAGGAAACGGCTGCAAGTGGAGTATGGGTTATCAGATTCTGGTGAAGATGGTCATGGCCATA GAAGAACTTCAGAGAGGAGGGATTGGAATGATGTTTCAAGGAAACGGCATCGAAGCCCTAGTCCAAGTGGTAGTCCACTGCCAAAATTATATGGCAAGGACAGAGATAGAGAACACCACGATTTAGAAAGGGATCGAGACAGACAAAGAGACAGAAGTCATGATTTCGATAGTGAAAGAGGAAGGGACCGGCACCGGGAAAAGAGTGGAAgcagagagagagatgatcatgATAAGGATAGAAGCAGGGATAGAGACAGGGACAGGAGAAGACGAGCCAAATAA
- the LOC114424089 gene encoding serine/threonine-protein phosphatase 7 long form homolog: MPGRSLDSCGSCISSSPAGLHSCWIYEHFSSVAESTADQDYDETSPRACKWIATKKTVKSIRTPSYRERLDRLRIPDVCWIPYGEHWEVRDFHVRSCYSGLLRWGPVAVYYRPERVVRQFGYTQTIPAPPVDSWVLYDDIHDRWMHYEDHIVPAGEVYVVPGACSSDYIDWFFRISHPFMTPGHTIDPLPHGHAPQPRVVPQAPQTDIPRVPESGASSTSAEEPRHAVEVCDDIVKRLERHLSLGVVTLGSSTHEVIEECLRLARSVTQDHLVYVRCRHRRRTDQA, from the exons ATGCCAGGCAGGTCATTAGACAGCTGCGGCTCGTGCATATCTTCTTCACCTGCTGGGTTGCACtct TGCTGGATTTACGAGCACTTTTCCTCAGTTGCGGAGTCCACCGCTGATCAGGACTACGACGAGACTTCTCCGCGTGCGTGCAAGTGGATTGCGACGAAGAAGACCGTGAAGAGCATTCGCACGCCGTCGTATAGGGAGCGCCTGGACCGACTCCGGATTCCGGATGTCTGTTGGATCCCGTATGGGGAGCATTGGGAGGTCCGAGACTTCCACGTCAGATCATGCTACTCCGGTCTCTTGCGCTGGGGGCCTGTTGCTGTGTATTACCGACCGGAGAGGGTCGTGCGGCAGTTTGGTTACACACAGACCATTCCTGCTCCTCCTGTCGATTCATGGGTCTTGTATGATGATATACACGACAGGTGGATGCACTACGAGGATCATATCGTACCTGCAGGTGAGGTGTACGTGGTGCCAGGGGCGTGTTCCAGTGACTACATCGACTGGTTCTTCCGCATCTCCCATCCTTTCATGACACCAGGCCACACAATAGATCCTCTGCCTCATGGTCACGCCCCGCAGCCCCGAGTCGTCCCTCAGGCCCCGCAGACAGATATCCCTCGTGTGCCGGAGTCAGGAGCATCGTCGACATCTGCGGAGGAGCCCAGACATGCAGTG GAAGTTTGTGATGACATTGTTAAGCGGTTGGAGCGCCATCTGAGTCTAGGGGTGGTCACGCTTGGCTCATCGACACATGAGGTGATCGAAGAATGCCTCAGATTGGCCAGGAGTGTCACGCAGGACCATCTAGTATACGTTAGGTGTAGACACAGGCGGCGCACTGATCAGGCTTAG
- the LOC114422932 gene encoding uncharacterized protein LOC114422932, giving the protein MATSLCTPSYRVTLKLYGTDSHKLNAKPSVRYRRRFGTTTRICCTSNNYNDNNIQRRPQSEAIQVYSQIERLLTDSVRQSQDGWWGSPDWSEVEGAWILKPKSSEPNYVVHFIGGIFVGAAPQLTYRRFLERLSEKGILIIATPYASGFDHFLIADEVQFKFDRCYRTLQETIQDLPIFGVGHSLGSVVHLLIGSRYAVQRSGNVLMAFNNKEASSAVPLFSPVIVPMAQTIGPLLSDIFSSPTLRAGAEMTLKQLENVSPPIMKQVLPLVEQLPPLYMDLVKGREDFSPKPEETRRLIKSYYGISRNLLIKFQDDLIDETSTLAQVLSSESAISSVLDMSIRKLPGDHGLPLQQALPNVPPAMADAVNRGSELLSNLTVGTPWEIVAKEVGNSLGMDSGVLRAEVSKDMDMLVDVIAAWIASNAGPKLLRP; this is encoded by the exons ATGGCTACCTCGCTGTGTACACCCAGCTACAGAGTCACACTGAAACTGTACGGAACAGATTCCCATAAGTTAAACGCAAAGCCCTCAGTTCGTTATAGGCGTCGTTTTGGCACCACCACCAGAATATGCTGCACCTCTAATAATTACAACGACAACAACATCCAACGACGACCCCAATCCGAAGCTATTCAAGTTTACTCGCAAATCGAGAg ATTACTTACAGATTCTGTTAGACAATCACAGGATGGTTGGTGGGGTTCCCCAGACTGGAGTGAAGTTGAG gGAGCTTGGATTCTCAAACCGAAAAGCTCTGAACCCAATTATGTAGTGCATTTTATCGGAGGTATATTTGTTGGAGCTGCTCCTCAGCTTACCTACCGGAGGTTTCTTGAGCGTCTCTCAGAAAA GGGTATATTGATCATTGCAACGCCATATGCTAGTGGGTTTGATCACTTCCTCATTGCTGATGAAGTACAGTTCAAATTTGATAGGTGCTATCGCACACTGCAAGAAACA ATCCAAGACCTTCCTATTTTTGGTGTTGGCCATTCTTTGGGGTCGGTGGTCCACCTTCTGATTG GATCAAGATATGCAGTGCAAAGATCTGGAAATGTTCTCATGGCATTCAATAACAAG GAAGCAAGTTCAGCTGTTCCTTTGTTCTCTCCTGTGATCGTCCCAATGGCTCAAACCATTGGTCCACTTCTATCAGATATTTTTTCTTCACCAACTCTAAGAGCTGGG GCAGAGATGACTTTGAAGCAACTAGAAAACGTTAGCCCTCCAATTATGAAGCAGGTTCTTCCTTTAGTTGAGCAGCTCCCTCCCTTGTACATGGATTTGGTCAAGGGAAGAGAAGATTTTTCTCCAAAGCCTGAGGAGACACGTCGACTT ATAAAATCATACTATGGCATATCCAGAAATCTTCTGATAAAATTCCAGGATGATTTAATAGATGAGACTTCAACTCTAGCGCAGGTGCTTAGTTCAGAATCAGCCATTAGCTCAGTGCTAGACATGTCAATACGAAAGTTGCCTGGAGATCACGGTCTTCCATTGCAACAG GCCCTACCAAATGTTCCGCCAGCAATGGCCGATGCAGTTAATCGTGGAAGTGAGCTTTTGTCAAATCTTACTGTTGGAACACCGTGGGAGATAGTTGCGAAAGAAGTAGGAAACTCGCTAGGCATGGATTCTGGAGTCCTGCGCGCTGAAGTTTCAAAGGACATGGATATGCTTGTCGATGTCATCGCAGCCTGGATAGCCTCCAATGCAGGGCCTAAACTTCTTCGGCCCTAA